One part of the Nostoc sp. PCC 7120 = FACHB-418 genome encodes these proteins:
- a CDS encoding pyridoxamine 5'-phosphate oxidase family protein: MTTSTDRNQQVQQLKELIADMDYAMLTTVDDDGSLHSRPMYFNGDIDAEGTLWFFTSASSHKVLEIEHRQQVNVNFSSPNQQSFISISATAELVKERQKIQARWKSELETWFPQGLNEPDIALLKVNIKRVDYWDDQSNFHAKSMSGLGENI, encoded by the coding sequence ATGACAACTTCTACAGATCGTAATCAACAAGTTCAACAGTTAAAAGAACTCATTGCAGACATGGATTACGCCATGTTAACTACTGTCGATGATGATGGTAGTTTGCACAGTCGCCCGATGTACTTCAATGGTGATATTGATGCTGAAGGTACACTCTGGTTTTTTACCTCAGCCAGTTCTCACAAAGTCTTGGAAATTGAACACCGTCAACAGGTGAATGTGAATTTCTCATCACCAAATCAGCAAAGCTTTATTTCTATTTCAGCTACAGCAGAACTAGTAAAAGAACGTCAGAAAATTCAAGCACGATGGAAATCAGAATTGGAAACTTGGTTCCCTCAAGGATTAAATGAACCAGATATTGCTTTGCTAAAAGTGAATATCAAAAGAGTTGATTACTGGGATGACCAGTCTAATTTTCATGCAAAAAGTATGAGTGGTCTAGGAGAAAACATTTAA
- a CDS encoding DUF1838 domain-containing protein has translation MVAQIQELDAQHWVKTRSSLDPNQSTFLTWTGKIYALIPGEKRKLLFKMVGVSVSRCLPTDAGSWDFTSRELTYYLNPENDEILRKWENPWTGETVPVLHVANNPVQGHFRGKFPAQVEGETTTFVFDIFPTYPNPLAEEPQFAEYSPYPTYQAAELFKLTVPTVDLFNAELPAVSQLILSWDRIGQWLPWMKMGDRPGNLIYSAFGSKVNGLTELPHILQEEINTRVPLYKQAPKAFLDGEDMTSWLYFQKHFQAYLAGEIFPLPADEEV, from the coding sequence ATGGTTGCCCAAATCCAAGAACTAGATGCCCAGCATTGGGTGAAGACTCGCTCTTCCCTCGACCCTAATCAATCAACATTCCTCACCTGGACAGGGAAAATTTATGCCTTGATTCCAGGAGAAAAAAGAAAACTCCTCTTTAAAATGGTGGGAGTCAGCGTTAGTAGATGTCTACCTACAGATGCGGGTAGCTGGGATTTTACTTCTAGGGAACTCACCTATTACTTGAACCCAGAAAACGACGAGATTTTACGTAAATGGGAAAATCCTTGGACAGGGGAGACAGTACCAGTTCTCCATGTCGCCAATAATCCCGTACAAGGTCACTTTCGAGGTAAATTCCCGGCTCAAGTTGAAGGTGAAACAACAACCTTTGTATTTGATATCTTTCCTACATACCCCAACCCCCTCGCCGAAGAACCACAATTTGCTGAATATAGCCCTTATCCAACTTATCAAGCAGCCGAATTATTTAAACTCACAGTCCCCACGGTAGATTTATTTAACGCAGAACTGCCAGCAGTTTCTCAACTCATACTCAGTTGGGATAGAATCGGTCAATGGTTGCCTTGGATGAAAATGGGCGATCGCCCAGGTAATCTGATCTATAGTGCTTTTGGCAGTAAAGTTAACGGTTTAACAGAATTACCCCACATATTACAAGAGGAAATTAATACCCGTGTTCCTTTATATAAACAAGCTCCGAAAGCATTTTTAGACGGCGAAGACATGACCTCTTGGCTATACTTCCAAAAGCACTTTCAGGCTTACCTAGCAGGTGAAATCTTTCCCCTCCCCGCAGATGAAGAAGTGTGA
- a CDS encoding SDR family NAD(P)-dependent oxidoreductase, with the protein MKLLEGKVALVTGATRGLGKGIAIGLGEAGAIVYITGRRLDNNSTSGNDVSGSLNETKIAVEEAGGICIPVQVDHSNDEQVRLLFERIQNEQNGQLDLLVNNAYAGVQALTNAQGKPFWENEPSLWDACNNVGLRSHYIASVYAAQMMSKRQQGLICTISSWGGMAYLFGAAYGAGKAGCDRLAADMAVELQPYNVASLSIWPGIVGTELFSRLASEMSDNHTDNGKNSAIAERYNWETPLLTGRVIAKLAAETNVINRTGRVQVVAELAKQYSLVDQEGNLPVSLRSLRFLIPLALPTLRKHSWLIPDIKVPWSILLLSILKSPKI; encoded by the coding sequence ATGAAACTCCTAGAGGGGAAAGTGGCGTTAGTTACCGGCGCTACACGCGGTCTTGGTAAGGGAATTGCGATAGGACTTGGTGAAGCCGGCGCAATTGTCTACATTACCGGACGTAGGCTGGATAATAACTCAACTTCTGGCAACGATGTCTCAGGCAGTCTTAATGAGACTAAAATAGCCGTTGAAGAAGCTGGTGGTATATGTATTCCTGTACAAGTAGACCACAGTAACGATGAACAGGTGCGTTTACTCTTTGAACGTATCCAAAATGAACAAAATGGACAGCTTGACTTATTAGTTAACAATGCTTACGCCGGAGTGCAAGCATTAACCAATGCCCAGGGAAAACCCTTTTGGGAGAATGAGCCTAGCCTTTGGGATGCTTGTAACAATGTGGGATTGCGGAGCCACTATATAGCCAGTGTTTATGCTGCCCAAATGATGTCCAAACGACAGCAGGGATTGATTTGTACAATTTCCTCTTGGGGTGGGATGGCTTATCTATTCGGTGCAGCTTATGGCGCAGGTAAGGCAGGATGCGATCGCCTAGCAGCTGATATGGCTGTAGAATTACAACCCTATAATGTAGCTTCCCTTTCCATCTGGCCAGGCATTGTTGGCACTGAACTCTTCTCCCGCCTCGCCTCAGAAATGAGCGACAATCACACAGATAACGGCAAAAATTCGGCGATCGCCGAGCGTTACAATTGGGAAACTCCCCTACTCACAGGTAGAGTCATAGCTAAACTCGCTGCTGAGACAAATGTCATCAATCGTACAGGACGCGTCCAAGTTGTTGCGGAACTAGCTAAACAATACAGTCTTGTGGATCAAGAAGGCAATTTACCTGTATCACTGCGCTCTCTCCGTTTTCTCATACCCTTGGCACTACCCACATTGAGAAAGCATTCCTGGCTTATACCCGATATTAAAGTACCTTGGTCAATACTATTACTAAGTATCCTCAAATCACCGAAGATTTAA
- a CDS encoding RNA-binding S4 domain-containing protein, which translates to MIKLDQFLKLVGIAPTGGQAKLMIMDGDVKVNGAVETRRGRKLVSSDRVTVAGQVFEVGDVISSSAND; encoded by the coding sequence ATGATTAAACTGGATCAGTTTTTGAAGTTAGTCGGTATAGCCCCGACTGGAGGGCAAGCCAAGCTGATGATTATGGATGGTGATGTCAAAGTTAATGGTGCAGTAGAAACTCGACGGGGACGAAAGTTAGTATCAAGCGATCGCGTGACGGTGGCGGGGCAAGTTTTTGAGGTTGGAGACGTAATATCAAGTTCGGCTAATGACTAA
- a CDS encoding DUF6918 family protein produces the protein MGLSDGLLNPEKKALVVEDCCNMIEAQLASKSGISGITLKTAFAALKGIKPGYIPHVVEQLLPQCFEALDPIWSEGVQKGDAVGHLVESRSRTADALLSITDARVKDSKRQIVRGTYERFRGSAKQHVEEAVPDFAKLIEKYTKA, from the coding sequence ATGGGACTTAGTGACGGACTCTTGAACCCAGAGAAAAAGGCTCTGGTTGTGGAGGATTGCTGCAATATGATAGAAGCACAACTCGCTTCCAAGTCAGGTATAAGTGGTATAACCTTGAAGACTGCTTTTGCCGCACTGAAGGGAATCAAGCCTGGATATATACCCCATGTAGTGGAGCAGCTCCTACCACAGTGTTTTGAGGCGCTTGATCCGATTTGGAGTGAGGGTGTCCAAAAGGGTGATGCTGTTGGGCATTTGGTGGAGAGTCGCTCTCGTACGGCTGATGCGCTACTTAGTATTACGGATGCCAGGGTCAAGGACTCGAAGCGGCAAATTGTGCGGGGAACCTACGAGAGATTTCGTGGTTCAGCCAAGCAACACGTAGAGGAAGCAGTGCCAGATTTTGCCAAACTAATTGAGAAATACACAAAGGCTTAA
- a CDS encoding cadmium resistance transporter, with translation MNQLLTAFTESLVAFAATNIDDIIILLLLFSQVDVNFRRSHIWVGHFLGFLIIILASLPGFFGGLFVQREFIGLLGILPIIIGIKKLVKKDQENTQIQAVTTDLKGSSPANPILAFISSILHPQVYKVGAVTVANGGDNISIYIPLFAGQNLVTLGVIIGVFFFMVGILCVTADLLSRQAPIAYVLSLHSKTFIPFILIALGLFIMYERGTFSLLMSIKI, from the coding sequence ATGAATCAGCTATTAACGGCTTTTACGGAAAGTCTGGTTGCCTTTGCAGCCACCAATATCGATGATATTATTATTTTACTGCTCCTGTTCTCACAGGTAGATGTGAATTTTCGGCGATCGCATATTTGGGTCGGTCATTTCCTTGGTTTTTTAATTATCATTTTAGCTAGTTTGCCAGGGTTCTTTGGGGGCTTATTTGTGCAGCGAGAATTCATAGGATTATTGGGAATTTTACCTATAATAATTGGCATTAAAAAATTAGTTAAAAAAGATCAGGAAAATACCCAAATTCAAGCAGTAACTACAGATTTAAAAGGGTCTTCACCTGCTAATCCTATATTAGCTTTTATATCTAGTATTTTGCATCCTCAAGTCTATAAAGTAGGAGCCGTAACTGTTGCTAATGGTGGTGACAATATTAGTATTTATATTCCTTTATTTGCCGGACAAAATCTGGTTACATTGGGAGTGATTATAGGGGTATTTTTTTTCATGGTTGGAATTTTGTGTGTTACTGCTGACCTTTTAAGTCGTCAAGCCCCTATCGCATATGTTTTGAGCCTTCATAGCAAAACTTTTATACCTTTTATACTGATCGCTTTGGGTTTATTTATTATGTATGAAAGAGGTACATTTAGTTTACTCATGAGTATAAAAATTTAA
- a CDS encoding pentapeptide repeat-containing protein, with protein MANLEHLALLRAGAVRWIEWRQKNPQIEPDLSTSNLQENNLRGANLAGANLSRVDLSRALLIRANLSGADLSSANLHHAKLSEANLSAANFSVANLSQSVLTHADLSHAHFIGADFSGANLRGAIVTEANLIGTDFSSADLRDADLAGAKLIRSNLCFANLIAANFIAVDFSEANLYQAEVMGAYLYKANFYKANLHQAHLGGAYLFRANLTAADLRGADLAWANLTSANLAGANLSGANLRGANLNGANLNGVNLQETIMPDSSRHD; from the coding sequence ATGGCAAATCTAGAGCATCTAGCTTTATTACGAGCAGGTGCAGTGAGATGGATTGAGTGGAGACAAAAAAATCCGCAAATTGAACCAGACCTCAGCACCTCAAACCTACAAGAAAATAACCTCAGAGGCGCAAATCTTGCAGGCGCTAACTTAAGCCGAGTAGACTTAAGTCGCGCTCTGCTTATACGTGCTAACCTCAGTGGTGCTGACCTCAGTAGCGCCAATCTCCACCACGCAAAACTCAGTGAAGCTAACTTGAGTGCCGCTAATTTTAGTGTGGCTAACTTGAGCCAATCCGTACTTACACACGCAGATTTGAGCCATGCTCATTTCATTGGTGCTGATTTTAGTGGAGCCAATCTCCGGGGTGCTATTGTGACGGAGGCTAACTTAATTGGTACCGATTTCAGTAGTGCTGATTTGAGAGATGCTGATTTGGCTGGAGCAAAACTCATCCGCTCTAACCTTTGTTTTGCGAATCTTATCGCTGCTAATTTCATTGCGGTTGATTTCAGCGAGGCAAATCTATATCAAGCCGAAGTGATGGGAGCTTACCTTTACAAAGCCAACTTCTACAAAGCTAATTTACATCAAGCACATCTAGGAGGTGCGTACCTATTTCGGGCAAATTTAACCGCAGCTGACTTGAGAGGCGCTGATTTAGCTTGGGCTAATCTCACCAGTGCTAATTTAGCAGGGGCTAATCTGAGCGGTGCTAATCTTAGGGGGGCTAATTTGAACGGTGCTAACCTCAATGGGGTCAATCTCCAAGAAACAATTATGCCTGACTCTTCAAGGCATGATTAG
- a CDS encoding HAD family hydrolase, whose amino-acid sequence MLRLITDFDGPIMDVSERYYRVYLFCLEKTQHPGQPVRQLSKAEFWQMKRQHLPEKEIARISGLDEAQAQEFSQLRRQTVHTEPYFQYDSPIPGALDVLLKVQQSGVDLVVMTMRRVWELDYAFQKYDLGQFFPENRCYCLSNEYVKTRDIDDKPLLMQRALAELPPAADTWMVGDTEADITAAKKHGVKVIAVESGIRDRTRLQQYHPDLIVQNLSAAVDIILESSVVKI is encoded by the coding sequence ATGCTGAGACTGATTACTGACTTCGACGGCCCAATTATGGATGTTTCCGAAAGGTACTACCGTGTATACCTATTCTGTTTAGAGAAAACTCAACATCCAGGCCAGCCAGTACGGCAATTATCTAAAGCAGAATTTTGGCAGATGAAGCGTCAGCACCTTCCTGAAAAAGAAATTGCCCGAATTTCTGGTTTAGATGAAGCACAAGCACAGGAATTTTCTCAATTGCGCCGTCAAACAGTGCATACAGAACCTTACTTTCAATATGACAGTCCTATCCCCGGCGCTTTAGACGTGTTGTTAAAGGTGCAACAATCTGGGGTGGATTTAGTTGTGATGACCATGCGTCGAGTTTGGGAACTGGACTATGCTTTCCAAAAATATGATTTAGGTCAATTCTTCCCAGAAAATCGCTGTTATTGTCTCAGTAACGAATATGTGAAAACCCGCGACATTGATGATAAACCTTTGTTAATGCAAAGAGCTTTAGCCGAATTACCACCAGCAGCTGATACTTGGATGGTGGGAGATACAGAAGCCGACATCACAGCAGCGAAAAAACATGGTGTTAAGGTGATTGCTGTAGAATCTGGTATCCGCGATCGCACTCGATTACAACAATATCACCCTGATT